The region GCTAAAATTAAAGCAACTAGTGAACATAAAGGTAGAATTTGTAACCCTGCCTGAAAATCAGAAAGAAGTAATTTTTCTACATTATAACCTCTAGCACCAGAGACTAAATCTACTAGCCACCCGACTAAAGGTTGCATTAAAGCGCCTACAAAAATAGAGATCATATTGGTAAAAGCAATTGATGTACCGACTACCTTGCGATCATGTAATTCGGTAGAAACTGCGTAAGCGATAGCTACGCCAGTATTTGTTAACCCAAAAGCAAAAAATAAAATATAAGCCATTGGGGTATTAAGATGAGGATAAAAAACAAATAAAGTTGTTAAAGCCACACCAAATAAAGCTGAAATAATCATTAATGGCTTACGACGTCCTATTCTATCTGATAACCAGCCAGATATAGGTCCACTAATACCCCAACCAATAAAAATTAGGCCTGTTGCAAAAGCTGCTGAATGTGCCTCTAAACCGCGGCCAAACTGGAGGTAAGCAGGACCTATAGATTCACCAATAACCGCAGTAGGTCCAAATAAAAACCCTGCATAAAATGCGTTTAACCAGGTCTGACGATGAGATAAAATAATACGTAAACTATCTAAAATACTTAAACGTTGCTCTTGTTTGATTTCTCTTCTTTTTGTCCCAGGTTTATCTTGTACAAATTGATACAATAACCCAGCTAGAGCAATAAACAAAAATGCAATAATTAGCATACTATGTCGCCAACCAACATTGGCAACTAAGAAAGATACTGGCGCTTCACCTGCAGCAGCCCCCAACATTCCTAATGCTTGTGTCAAGCCTGCCAGCAGACCCAGCATAGCAGGAGGAAACCAGGAAGTTGCTAGGCGCAAGGCGCTAATAAAAGCAAATGCTGCACTAAATCCAATTAGCATTCTACCAACAGAGGCCATTAATAAGCCATCCGCTAATCCAAAAACGCCACATCCTAAAGCCGTAATTAAAGACATAACAGTTAGTATGCCACGAATACTTAACCTGTCTACCGTTAGTCCTACAGGAATTTGCATAATAATATAGGGAACATAGAAGGATGCCGTTAAAATACCAAAACCAACTTCATTGATACCAAAATCAATTTGTAAGCTCCGATGCATGACACCTGGTGCTACACGAGCAAGATAATCAGAAAAATAAAAGGCGGCTGCTAAGCCCCAAACAATCCAAGCAAAGCCTAATTGGCCTAGACGGTTTGTTTTTGTAACTAGAGACACTTCTATCCTATTCATAATTTCACTATATTAATAATTATCAAGTTATCATATTAGAATGCTCTAATATATTAAATTTATAAGGTATTTCTGACTAGTTGTAAAACGGTGTTACTCTTTATCTAGAGCAAAACGCTTTTCGCTAACTTAACAAAAATATGCCTATTGCCAACAGCAAAATACTTTTTAAAATAGCATAATGCTCAAAAAAACTGCAATTTTAATACTACATTATACTGCGAGCAAGGCATATTTCAACCTATTCAAACATACAAGTATAAAGATATAATAGTTAAGCCTAAGTTCGTACTTTAAGGTTTATTAATAAATAATTATTTTTAATTGAGCTTTTAGTCGTTAAAATGCCAATTTTATAATTAATAAGCCTGCTATCAATGAATCACTTAGAAAAAGCAATTAAGCAAGCGTTAGCTTTATCTGGCAGCCCAAATGAGGCCAATAAAGCTTATCTTGAATTTATCAAAGCTAACTTCATTATACCTATTGATAAGAATTCAGAGCCTGATAAGCCAGAAGTACTCTATCTTGAAGAAAATAATCAGTATTTTTTACCAGTTTTTACTGAAATGCATCATTTTGACGCATGGGCAAAAGATATAAGTCACGCAATCAATATATTGAAACTCTCAGGGGTCGATTTATTAAAGGGAATAGGCGAGCAGGTAACTGTTTGTTTAAATATTGGAAGCAATATTTATAAGGAATTTAATCCTGCTGAGATTGCAAGAATGAAAAGTATGGTTTTAAAGATATTTAAGTAACGTGAGTTCGCCATAAAAGAGGCCAAGACTCTTTTGTGTCGCTAAAAGAACGTTATCCCGTAAAATGCGAAGTATTGTAGAATATCCGGATTAAACGCAAGTAAAATTGCTGCGCAAAAAGCGCAGCAATAAAATGATTAATGAAATTAGGCAACTAAATCAATCACTTGATAGCCCACTACGGCTGTTGCTGCTAAAGCGCCACCTATCCTAAGTAGGCTCGTTATAAAACCAGTATATAAAGGATGATAAGTTTGATCATTAGCTGCACTTCCTGCTGCAATAGATTCTTTGCTTTCTTCTTTACTATCACTTGCACCAAAGCTAAAGAGCGGCTCTTCACCATAAAATCCAGCCCACCAGCCTTCTTGCCATTGATTATATTCAGCAGTATTTATTGAATATGGGTTCTCTTCTTCAGAAATTTCGGCTTTAGCACACTCATATCCGTAAGCATAACATTCTTCTAAATCTGGGTGGTCAATATTAAAACGCAATTTTATATATGGTAGCAAAGAATTTAAATTTTCCATGTCGATATCCTCTCAAGCGTTCGATTCTCTAAGTAGTTAGTTTCTATAAAGCTAAAGCTTAATTATTTACTACTTACTTCTAGGTTCTATTTTACGCCTATTGCATTTTAGAAATTCTTACAACATCTAATTTTACAATTTTTTGACAATTTGCTAAATCCAATACATTAAGGTGCTAAACGGTGATAAAGCCATTTATCATTTTTTTTATAATATTTTAGACGATCATGCAACCTTTTATCACGTCCTTGCCAAAATTCTATTTGATCAGGCATTAAATAATAGCCTCCCCAATAAGAGGGCCGTTCTATAATTGATTTAGACTTATAATCCAATTCTAAACGCTTATAATCTTCTTCCAATTTTTGTCTATTTTTAACCGGCTGACTTTGCGGTGAAGCCACAGCACTTAATTTGCTCTCTAAAGGACGTGTAGCGAAGTAATAATCTGATTGCTGAGCAGTGGTTTTTTCTACTCGACCTCGTATCCTAACTTGCCGAGCCATCTGTGGCCAATAAAAATTAAGTGCAGCATAAGGCATTTTTTCTAATTGGTGAGCCTTATCACTCTCATAATTTGTGTAAAAAATAAATGTTTCATTCTCAAATCCTTTTAACAAAACAACGCGCGAGTCAGGGTGCCCTTTCTCATCTACTGTAGATAAAACCATCGCATTAGGATCACTTTTCTCAACGGTAAGAATTTCATTAAACCAAAGTACAAATAAATCAAAAGGATTTTCTATAACAATATTTTCATCTAAACTTAAGTTGCCATACTCTCTGCGAATGTCTGCTATTGTTGGCCAATTATTCATTTTTTTTGTACAAATTGGAAAACCTTATTGGTAGTATAAAGGGAAAACTTAACGATAACCAATGCCTTCCAAGCGGATTTTTGTATTTATTTAAGCTAAAAATGTACAAAAAGAACTAATTACCCCCATGATTGTGCAAAATTTGTCTTGTACCTATTCCAAGAATAGATTAAACTGTCCCGCATTATCAGTTTGCTTCTTTTATATGCTACTTCTAATAAATGAAAATATTTTATTAAATTAGCATAAATTGTGTGCCGATAAGATTATTAAATTAATTTAAAAAGATATAGGGATTTTTATAGAGAGTACATTCTAACTAGATGAGAAAATTTAACTTACCAGTTATACAGTTAACGGAGACTTTAGATTAGGGATTTATACCAATAACAATATAATTTAGGTTATCTAATGCTAGAGTACTATATACAGATTATTGAATCTTTTAAAAAACACCAGATTTCTATTCTTCTTCGTACTATACGAGAAAAAATTATAGATTTTATAGAAAGCGAGCACTTTACTAGTCAAGCACAGGATTTTTTTAGAGATATAGCTGGTTGTCGCTTAATGCTAATGCCTTCTAATCCTATAAAGGAAAGTATTAATCCGCAAATTAGCGTAGCATACATTCTGACTAATGATAATAAGCTCTATTATTTTAATAGAGCGCAGCAAGAACCTCTTATTGAAATTCCCATTTCAAGCGAAAATTATCATGCCTTGAAAAATGCCTTAGCTATTAAATCTTTAAACGAAGAGCACACATCTAAAATAGTTACCAATGCTTTATCTCAGGAGCAGCTGGATGTAATTAGTAAATATTCTCGCCATGAGCATATTGCTAATTGTCGTTTATTTTTTATACCTGCAGTTCCTAAAGTCACCGATTTTGATCAATATACTCATAAAGCTTATATTTTGACTGCGGATAACAAACTTTACTATTTTAACCGCCTACTTTCACCATCAATAAAAGAAGTACCTATTGCGCTGCAAGATTATGAAGCATTAAAAGCTAATTTTGAATTAGATTCTGGAGAGGCAACTAGCCAAGTTAATGAAATTATTCATTCCTTATCACTGGCACAATTATCTATTATCACCAAGCATTCTGGCCACCAGCATAAAGAAAATGACCCGCCCATTCCTTTTACCGATTTCACTTCCCAACCAAGGCAAGTTGTACAACTTAAAGAAGTTATTAATGCACTTTACCATGCCGAATTAGCTTTTCGGGATTTAGAAAGCGTTAACCTTCGTGATGGGAAAAATCGATTATTGGATACGGGTACACTCTATTACCATACCATCGAGCATGGCTACATGGCGTGTTACATTTTAACTCATCTTGATTTACAGACTCAGCAAGTATTTAGCCAAGAAATAGCACTCATATTAAAGCTACTGGCCCAAGTGCAAAAATATGCCGCAGATTATGGTGATAAAGCCTCAATAAAAATTGCTGAGTTCGTAGAAAATTACCCTATTAGCTATACTGCTGGCAATATTGCGGGTATTGCAATAGATCAAATGCAACCTTCTACAGGTAATGTAGATTATAATTTTTTAGCGCAATTTAGCGCTGTACTTCCTAGATATATTCAGCAGCTTACTGAATATATTCATAAATACACTAATCAAATTACAGATTTAGAACCAACTTTAGATAAGCAAAAAATTAATGAATTAGAAGACAATGCAATAAAGTTGTTACAAGCTATTAATGATGCGCAAAGTAATACGTTTCTTTTTACTTTTAAAGGCATTAGTTATCTGCATATCATCCAGCATGTCACTACACTTGCGTTATCAACAATTGAGCAAATGGGTCATATGAGTGAAGCGACTCAAGATGTTATTCGTGATAATTTAAGTACTTTAAAATATAATTTATTTGTCGAACTGTTTGCGTTAGTTGATAAAGTTGAAGATGAAGCGCTGCTTACGCCAGGCACATTATCAATGCCACTTATGCAAGTTGTTATTCCTTTTTATCAAAAAATAATCCAGTATGCATCTAAGCCAGTTGATTTTGCAGTTAAAGGTAAAGAATTATTAACGTTAGAAGATCAGAAATTTATTGATCTTCGTATTGATAAAATCCAACAAAGGATTAATTCTGCTGAGAAACAATTATTTAAATCACAAGAAATTCAAAATGCATTTAATGCCTTTTTTAGTATTTTAGAAAATCATAAAGGATATAAACGGATAACTGATTTACCTGATGAAATTAAAAAAGAATTAAATAGCCATTATATTTATATTCAGTCCTATTTTGAAAAAGTTGATGTAGATTTACATAATGAGATTTTACGTGGCTTACAAACTAGCGCAGGTGGCCGTTTCAATCAAGTCCGTAATTTATATTTTCAACTTCGAGGCCATACGACAGATCATTTAGAAAAAATTATCAATTTAAAACCTAATCTTTATGATTCAATAAAAAGCGACATTGCTACTTATAAGTTTCATATTGAGTTTAATAGACAATTAATAAATAGTGTTCGAAACCATGCCGACCTAGCCCTTTACCCTATTGAATTATCAGACAAGGACATCAATTGCGCAAAACCTGTTGTATTTTCCTCAGACCCTGATTCCCAATTAAGCGCATCGCCTACAGAAGCCATTGCTGCGGCCCAACCAACCTCACAAACAATTCTAAACACAAAAACTATTAGTAAAAGTCAATCTGTATTAGAGTTATTAAATTTTAATGAAATAGCTGCCATTAAATTAAAATCTACTGTAGGAATTGAATATGGCTTAAAGGCCGAAGGCCGTGCAATCATTATTACCGAACCTGAGGCCCTAACAGCTGAGCAAACATTAGATTTACTAGAATATTATCAAACAGAAAAAGCAAGAATTATTGCTGCTAAAGAAAAATTTAATCTATTTTTAAATACTTTAAGTGATGGTAATAGTTTAATTGAAAAAGAAAACAAAAAGGAACTTAGCCGTTGGTATTCAGAGTTTCAACCTTATTTTTTAAGAATCTTTTTAACCGATAAAAAATTAAATATACGCCATCTAGACAAGTTAATCACCGCAAATTTAACTAGTAGTAGCACAAGCCAGCCAGCTGAAGCTAGGATAGGCATTAATAAATGGAATTTTCGCTACCCTACTCCTTTATTTAATAGCACGCTAGATGATGCTATGACATTTTGTACAAAACGCATTGAAGTATATCAAGAACTTTCTAATAAGAAACTTAAAGAAGAAACAAAGAAAAAAGTACTGCAACCTAATTACACCTACGGCAACAGAGCACACTATTTACTTAAACATACTAATTACTCTAAGGCAGTGTCTGAATTTAGGCAGGCAATTTTTAACTTAACTGAATTATTTACAGACCCATTACGTGTCGAGCTTAAAGCAGCAGCCTCTGGTGTTCCTTTTCCAGAAGTAGAAATGCAAGATGGCTTATGGGCTCAAAGCAAACAAGTATTAAGTATTAAACAAATCTATAACAGCTTATACCATTTAGAGCAGATTTGTTTACAACTTGAAGAATTAAATGATAAAAGTTATCAAAGTATTTATGTTAAACACGTAGTTGAAGCCTACAATCATATCGACGAAATTTATAAAGCGGCTAAAAGTCTTTATGAGGATCCTTACTTACGCTTACTAGCCGAAGATATTATAGAAAAAGCAAGTAAAATACAGCAGGTATTTCTTACTCAAAGTGAAGCTTATACGGTTGATCCAGAATCCGTTACTAATGTTAAAGGTCAAGTAAAACAAAACTCTATTTGGTATACATTACAAGCATTCTTGTTAATACCGTCACATATAAAGGCACTCTCTAAGCAGCAAACTATTTCTCCTGAAGAATTAAAAGAAACCCAAGAACATACGAAAGAAATTACGCTTAAAATTGAGCGTATTATTGCCAAATCTAACTCTTATTTTAAACTTTTATTAGAAACGCCTACCATGTATGGCCTATTTAAAGAGTTAAAACAAAAACTAACTGACTTTACTACCACAACGCATCAATCAGTAGTAGATAATATTAGAGAAATAAATACAGTTCACTTCACAGATATACTTGTTGAAACAGATAAGTGGGAAGATAGGCTAGGCTTAAAACCAGGCTTACTATCAGGCCCTATGCAAGAAATACTAAGTGAATTTTATAGAGGCCTTGTTGAGCCTTTAGGCTTTACGTCAGATAATTATTTTGATCTCATAACTGATCTTACTCCTTTTATCAAACGCAAAGAAGCCTGTAAAAAAGTAGCTGCTGCAGCGCAAAGCAAAATTAATGAGAATGATTTTAATAAAAATTATAAAGTTTTAAGTGCTCTGGTTCAGTCTATAAGCACATACCATAATTTTACTACAGGCCCTATCCCGCCTGCGGAACCCTTTACGATAAATTTTATAAAAGATAAAATCATAGAAGATAGCCTTGCTATTAAATCTTTTCTTAAAGAACAAAATAATTCTAATACTTTGAAAGATAATCAGCTTCTTTTAGACAAGCTAAAAGACTGTATTGATATAAGCCGCCTTGCTAAGTTAATTAAATTAATTAATACCTATAATACTTTAAATAAAGCCCCCTTATATGGCTTAAGTGAACGAAGTAATCTACTTAATATTCCCCCTAACCAAAATAACGAAGATGAGCTGCAACAAGTTATTCAATTAAAGCAGCAAATTATTAATACTTATAAAAAAATAACAAAAAATTTAACGGCCCAGAAACAACTTACCTATGATCTTTCTCCATCACTTACTGATACCGAAATTCTACAACTAAACACTAAAAGCCTATGGCAAATATTAGCTAAACAATTGCCTATAATGAAATCCGTTTTTAGTTATTATAAGGGTATCTACGCTACTTATAAGGTCACTGAGGAAACAGCCAAGAAAAAAGAAGCATACATAGAAAAGTTAGCAGCTGACCAAGATATACTAAATGAAAAAATTAAACAGGATTATATCCAAAGAGAAATTAACAAACGTGTGCAAATAATTATTAATCAACAAACAGATTTGATTAATTTAAATGGAGAATATAATAGCGCTTTAGAAAAAGATTTATTAAGCGAGGATTTTCAATCAGCACTTGCCAAGCAAGTTTACAATGAAACTGATATTAAACTTGCAATTAAAGTTAGATTACTTGCTCGTGCTCAAGCATTCAAAATAGCTAATTTAGATAAATATGCTCGATTAGATTATGTTTTAACAACAATTACAGACTTTCAACTCTATTTAAGAAAATCAGATGATGCTTACAATAGAAGGATTTCAATATTTGAGGATGATACATCATTAACTATAAAAAAAGCACAAATTAATAATTTGCTTAAGCTTGCCCAAAAAAATCAACTAAATGATACCGTAGATAAATGCTTTGAAAAAATTCGAGATTATATCAGTTTTGAATATAAAGAGAACGATGAAAATTTATTAATTGCCAAACAAATAAAGATTAATAATTTACTTACGCTTGCTCAGAAAAGTCTCGAATATGATAATACAGAAGACTATCTAGCAAAAATTCGACTTCATATGAATATCGTCTTTAAAGATAAACAATCACTAACTTTACAAAAAAAACAAATTGAATACCTGCTTGAGGTTACCCAGAGAAAGCTCCAAAATGTCAGCGTAGAGAAACGCTTTGCAAAAATCTGTAATCATGTTGATACGGGAGCTTTTAGAGCAGATATGCTAACCTACAGACGATTCGAACATATTAGTTTTAACTGGCTTGTTAATTGTTTTCTTTCGCTACTTAAAGCGCTGCATCTTTATAAACCAACATCGCTAAAGCGCTTTGAACAGATTAATGACGCTGTGTCTGATAAGCCTAGGCATATGCCTCGTTATGGCTTTTTTACCGAATCAGCGCGTGAACAGCAACGCTACGATTTGCCCTTTAAATTTAATTTTGGCAGAGAAGAGCCACCAAGTGATATAGAACTCACAGAAGGTATTCTTGTCCCACCTTTGGCAACATAATTTTTTATTAAGTTAATTACTTTATTTATAAAGGAAAATGAGTATCAAAATATATCTCTTTACTCTCTTAGTATTATTAGGATTACTTATGGCAACGTCTGCTTTTCCCAGCGATATTATTACCATCGAACAGATGGCCAATAAAAAAATGTTAACCACCCCTGCTGAGCCTGTACAATTTCCACTTACGGCAGAAATTTTAGAATTAGTTAATACCATGAAAGAAAAATTACT is a window of Legionella busanensis DNA encoding:
- a CDS encoding MFS transporter; amino-acid sequence: MNRIEVSLVTKTNRLGQLGFAWIVWGLAAAFYFSDYLARVAPGVMHRSLQIDFGINEVGFGILTASFYVPYIIMQIPVGLTVDRLSIRGILTVMSLITALGCGVFGLADGLLMASVGRMLIGFSAAFAFISALRLATSWFPPAMLGLLAGLTQALGMLGAAAGEAPVSFLVANVGWRHSMLIIAFLFIALAGLLYQFVQDKPGTKRREIKQEQRLSILDSLRIILSHRQTWLNAFYAGFLFGPTAVIGESIGPAYLQFGRGLEAHSAAFATGLIFIGWGISGPISGWLSDRIGRRKPLMIISALFGVALTTLFVFYPHLNTPMAYILFFAFGLTNTGVAIAYAVSTELHDRKVVGTSIAFTNMISIFVGALMQPLVGWLVDLVSGARGYNVEKLLLSDFQAGLQILPLCSLVALILAFTVKETYCKPVYKTK
- a CDS encoding SseB family protein, whose amino-acid sequence is MNHLEKAIKQALALSGSPNEANKAYLEFIKANFIIPIDKNSEPDKPEVLYLEENNQYFLPVFTEMHHFDAWAKDISHAINILKLSGVDLLKGIGEQVTVCLNIGSNIYKEFNPAEIARMKSMVLKIFK
- a CDS encoding transmission trait enhancer LetE — translated: MENLNSLLPYIKLRFNIDHPDLEECYAYGYECAKAEISEEENPYSINTAEYNQWQEGWWAGFYGEEPLFSFGASDSKEESKESIAAGSAANDQTYHPLYTGFITSLLRIGGALAATAVVGYQVIDLVA
- the pdxH gene encoding pyridoxamine 5'-phosphate oxidase, translated to MNNWPTIADIRREYGNLSLDENIVIENPFDLFVLWFNEILTVEKSDPNAMVLSTVDEKGHPDSRVVLLKGFENETFIFYTNYESDKAHQLEKMPYAALNFYWPQMARQVRIRGRVEKTTAQQSDYYFATRPLESKLSAVASPQSQPVKNRQKLEEDYKRLELDYKSKSIIERPSYWGGYYLMPDQIEFWQGRDKRLHDRLKYYKKNDKWLYHRLAP